The genomic DNA agaaatctCCCACGAAAATGGGAAATTAGATGCGATACGAATGGCATTAAGTGCGACACCCGGTGCTCACTTTGAAACAATCAAATATTTGATTCAACATTTAGGAAGGTGGGTTGTTTTAGATTAATTGTGTTtccaaccacaaagttacatgtggaagcatgtaagcaggcacgaggtgtataaaacggtACGCATGTGTAATAattactgttgttgccccgctatgcgaggataaataagttacatttatttattttgtctaCGATCAAATTACCATGAAGTATAAATTTAGGCAGGAAGAGTTCTTAAATATGACTGTTTCATTTGTTCACCATTTGTTTGAACAAATGTCGTTTTATTGCTACTTCctttctatgttttatttaagtttttcctTGTTACTTTAAACTTTGATTTCCTCCCAACAGAGTTTCTGAGCGCTCAAATGAAAACCAGATGAGTGCTCACAACCTCGGTATTGTGTTCGGTCCCACCCTGTTACGTGCACCAGAGAACGATGTGAATCAACGTTACAATCTTAATGACACACAGTTCCAGCAGGAGGCGATAGCGAGCATGATCGGTTATCGACAACATTTATTTGGTCTCggttaaaaaatcatttaagcGTAACGTGAtgtaatatttctatgttatggTGAAAACTGCAATGTGATGAATTTCACtgatatgacatcacaaatatTGTTACGAGAAAATCAGTTTTTGCATTATTGTGTTTACTGAATgagattttaactttttttggtaattttatcaatttttaatttaattgcaATCTACTTTAGTTGCATACAGACTAAGTCAATTTTTGCAAGTTTCTATTGTTCTTGTATGTTTAAGTTCCATTgtacaactttattttcattcCCACATACTACTTGGTAATCCCACAGAAATGAAGTGAAATAATCATTGTGCAATATCACCATATATTTGtgtcgaaaaaaaaaaacagtaaaacaacaaaattcgGCATTTATTATGTACGGTATATTAACGTACTGGCATTGGTATGCTATCGGTGCACTGTGCTTCAATCCTGTCTTTTTTTGCCTGCAACCACGCTTTATTTTGCCGTTCAATTAAAATcaattatgttactttattagtttttattagacagttgttattttatgacaaaataattaaagtttcaaaataatgtgcaaacaaaacaccaacaaACAGCAGAGATTAGACGACTGATCGAGTTCACAACTGAAAAATACCGAGATTAAAactcaacgctgctaccattgtatgTAAAAACACTTTACCATAAAGATATtggttacaaaataaaacacctaTTATGCTCGTTAAACTTACAAGTAAGCACAACATTGAATAAACTTGCCATGCAGAATAAAGAAATCATGAAACATAATctgacatttatttaaaagacaaaTAGACATATTTAgaacaaatacaacaaaaacaaggtAAACAAAAGTCACCTGGAATGTGAGCTAGATTTGCCCCATATTACCCATGCAACcaagttttgcatgtaaagcTTATTGGTTCAGTTTTACTTGGTGCAACCACCAAACAGTTTACACAACAATTTCATTTTCTGGCTTTGCTTGTAGCAcaccatataaaaaaactaacataTTCCAATTTCATGCAACACATGCTcaaacatttaataattaatttagaATTGTCATGTGTCAGTTTCATGACACAACTTTAGAagcaacattttaaacagtaaatgcaaattcatttcatttaattcatccataacattataaatataaattcacTAAAAGTGAATCTAGTAAACCTCTCGTTCACGTAATCTATCAATATGAGCACACAGTTTAAGAGCAGGCCCAAGTGGTAGATTCATTGAACACACGAGGTGCTCTTCGTGCAGCAGTAGAAGAGCTGATCCATCAATTTCTTGCATTCGAAAATCTTCAGCATGCTGCGAAGAATCTAAtggaaagtttattttttatattattaattacgttagaataaattgtaataataaaatattatataaaaagaaattaaagtttcaatataaacatgaaatgttttggtttaaaaactaaaaccatcttccGTGATGTCAGAAGTTAAAAGGAAAGAAGGAAATCGCCAAGAACGATGTCCTGCTTATGGTGggttatgtttattaaaatctaagattttttatttaatgtttattacaCTAATTGTTAGAATAAAATCACATGTATGTAAATCACAGttatataatgtaactttgttataaGGACATAAATTATCCTCTCATAGCAGGACAACAACAGTATTTCTAACTTGAGTGGCTGTgtcggggcaacaacagtcgttataacatgggtgttctgtttcatacacatcgtgcccgcttacaagttatcagtATGTTTATGGctgattgttttatgtattgctggCAACGATGGCAGTGACAATCCCTAAATTGAGTAACTAACTGGTTAAAAACTactgaagaaataaaaagtaattaacaaAACTAAGAAAGCCCTAACTTAATAAAGGCtttctaatatttattttataatatttctaatattttacaattcaGTTTTAATTCGTTAGAAACATAGAAGCTCATATATCATATGACTATGATGACTATGTATCATAACGTATCATATATCATATGGTTATGTATCATACAATTTTCATCTCTAAcccttatgacatcactattgGCTGCCTGATGAcctgtttgtattgaaactaaCCAACAGTTTCGATTGTTTTATGTTGGTATATTGAAGTTATTTAGATAAAAACAAGACAGTCCATATGTTTGAGTAGGATTTGTatcataaaaactttataccatacgaatatatatatatgtttgttatggAGCAGAATCTGGTTTATGCGAGAAATATTTGTGCGAATATCACCTGGAAGTGACTTAATGAAAGTGAATACATCTTCCACGCTCCAACGCACAGGACAACTTGATGCTCCCGACATCTCTGGTAGGTCCGGATGCGGGGATTGCTCTGGAGAAGATGTGAATGAGGATTCTGATGTATTGGAGCAACCATCACACATGGAGAAAGATGATGAGGATGAGATGCTATGAGGAGGGGAGGGGGGAATCTGCATCGATTCAATAAATTAGAACATTACGTAATGTAGCTAAGCTAAATGTTTCTTAAAGAATGAATACAGATTTACTCATTGAAAGGGGGAGTGTATCACTATGGGTCAGTCAGTGTATCTTGTACAAAACAGCTTCACAAACATTTACATTCCTGTCAGTCGTGACGTATATTTGTTGTATCAaagtaaaacagtttaatttttttttgctgttgaattaaaaattagaatttggattcatcatttaaaatttctgaAATTACAGATAAAAAGAAAGCCAGCAcacgaaaaaataattaagagGAAAGTTGCCATATTTCATTCTTTTTGCATTGATTCACTTtccttatttttattaattttaaaacttaacataTTTGTGTTTCGATTATTAGTGAAGCAAGTTTAATTGTAGTACGCAAACCTTGTGCATTtacgtttttaataaaaacttttaacacgATGTATCAGATGTAAATATATTGGTTAttagaaattttttaaaaagttggcTATTTCCGATTACATTGAAAATTGTTAAGTTAACACacgaaaaaaacatatttcaaatTATGAAAGCTTTCACAAGATGCTGccttttgatttaaatttcttGGGTCAGTGTTGTAACATTTGTTATTGCCAGGACACTCACACAgaacttactttattcacAGATGATTTTCTTCCCCTGCCCAAACCAGCCTTTCTGTTCTGATTAATTTGCGAAAGATGTAATCTTGGCCTACCACGTTTTCCCCCAAGAGTTGCAACCTGCAATCGGTTGACCAGCCGCTTCGGACAACCTGTTTTGTATTTGCGCGCACATCCAAGTGAACAGAATCGTGCAGAGGGTTGCGCAAATCGTGATCGAGGTCCCATGAACCCACATTGGTCGCACGTAGCAGTTTCGATCACTTCAGCAGGGGTTTGGGTTAACAAATTCTCCTCGTATGCTATCTCACGCTCTGGAAATTTAAGATTGGTAAAAAGATCcaaattttttggaaaaatttataaagtgTGCCGAGCGGAGCCcaaactcaaaagctcgtgcccagCGGTGTAAAAAGTGCCTATTTTCAATGCATAAATCCAGCATTTATGCGGTGTGGTAGTAATTTACCGCTAACTCGTCTCGCCTTGATAACATCCCGGCGCTTTTATTCCTGCTGCCCGGGCCGAGTAATTAACGCTTTTGTTGTGTCGTGTTGTACGCACAGTCACCAGTTAGTTTAGTTGGTACTGCAGTATAGTTAGGTTGTATAGCGTTTACTTTAGGTTCATTATGATGTATTATATCGTTATTATATGTCTGTAGATATCCAtcgttttagtttgttaaaccCAAATATAATTAGTTACTTTATCACATGTGGAGACAatggcaattgtgacgtaacattactAGCCATGTCGTAATGCACTTGCGGCATTtgattgcgtcataatagggattgtgACTAATGtaatacgtaacaatacgaacaaatatttcaactcgTGTTACggaatataaaacacagacaATCTTAAAGCACTATTTAATTCccggtaattattattacaaagcaAAATCGTTGCAGGTAGAAACATGtgagtttttaaactgtagttGGTAATCGCCgattagttttatagttttattaaagtagcaATCCTAGTAGAGTATTCCTTGCTTAAACTAGCGtctgttattaatattatttattagaaaagctcagtagcaaaactttaattttacggCTTTTAGTCTTGTGAGTCGTGACACCTGTGTGTTACACATGAAAATCAACGCGGCAATTAGACTTTGATAGAGAAAAGACGAAACATGATTGatacgtttttaattaaattcttacGGTACGAAGGACCGCGGGAAAATCGTTGGCTTGTATCCAAAATCCTCGTACATGCTGAAAGCGGCGCACAAACGCGGGGCTAGATAGAGAGGGAAAATTTGACGTCAGAACACACGGGCCGGAAAAACTgccagaaaaatataaatgcaaaccgGTATCAGccggatttttatttttacatgcCTGCTCGTGCCCGAacgtctccttttttgacccttggcgctcggctgaaatcTGGGAGCGCCAAGCcttatgctattgctataatgttgcatgCGAGAATTTATTCTTGTTAcaaatgacgtaatgaaactctggttctcgtgcggtgccaacaaacaatattttttggcttctgtccaagctcggccggaacgatactttgtaataccATATTACAATCTCTGTTGGtcccaatttactgatagcgtcgctcttcgcttttatatttgcagcaattaatatttatacaaaaagtaCAGAtcataaaattatacaaaactacagatcgtatggaagcgaacaaaacacgattgttttgtaacaatctcgtttgtaatgtaacaatcgtaatggtttatcaaagttattctgacgtaaataatcgttacattatccacgatggacatgcgtaaaacttgcaccaatgtttcattcattaaaaagacgtttctcatttagtataaacaatgtaatattagTCCTAATTTATCGCATAAAGTAGAATAGATATATTGTGTGCAAGACAAATATCTGAAGCGTTTATATCGTGTCAGAGATAACGTTGACTGGATGTAAATATCTGCATGACATACTTTTTTGAACGCGCTGGTTGCCACACTGAGCTgtcagttataaataatttttatttaaaatttttttatatgaattttacaatttGCAATACTGGAAATTACGAAATGAGACGTctttttaaccgcaaaccacgtgccttgtattattttgaataGCGATGCTTTTCGGCTGAATAGGAACGCATTCtagtacgcctttctccttaatgacgtcataagtgcTCGCGCTtgtgccgagcttttcgttgaagctcggcgctcggctaacccgagcttttacaacttcagcacatccctacaaatttatattactAACAGAGGTAATTATGATACATAAAAGATATATGTTACTTCTTACTTGTTAGGTATAACCAATACAAATTAGTGAACGCAgtgttttaatacttttcaCTTGATTTATATTTCCATGATTACAGTCACCAGTCAGGGGGCTTTCGGTGGGCCttgtttcaaaaaacaaaattgcgTTATctagttctttgttttagtagattcagttattttttaagCTATTTAAGATGTAACAGGGAAAAggtattacaaatattttttcaggaaCATTTGACCCAtccttttaataattttagctGCACAATACCCACCTGtgttacaatttaaataaatggatGAAATATAAAGAGAATTCATTTCAATATAATAATAAGGTTTGATGGCAAGACACAACAGGGGGCCTGATATGTAAGACTTTGCCACTGCAGTAAAATGACATAAGCagtattttacctttttctcgTGCTACAATTTCTTGCTGTCGCTCACGAATCATATTCAACTGACGACTTGATAAAAATGAAGGAACTTCAGGCTGTGATGTAGACgattacttattttaaacttcaATAATTTTAGTGTGTGGGTATCTTTTGGTGATATTTAGAACCATGTGCCATGAAGGGGATATTACCTTGAATTGGTGTTTTATTGCCAATGAACTTGTGTGTActagattatttacattggcTATTTTCTTCAATTTCGGGCATGTATGCATAccctgcatacccatgttaggcgcctatgCTTCAGTGTAAAACTAACAAATGGccaaacagaataaaaatacaatataatatatatgcaaCCACAACTTTGTACCAGACTATAAGTAATTGTAACATGATTGCGCAATACATGCACGTGGTATTGAATGCTCACAATAACTGTCtatgacataataataacGATTGTGATGCTAAtgacaacaaataaaacaaaataggGTTTTTGAAACACTTATCTAAGATGAAACAGTTGTTGTAATGAGGAGAAAAGTAGAATACCTCAAAAGGTTGAATCGATTCTTCAATAATAAATCCATCAATAATATGTGTGAGGATTTTGTGTTTAGCAAGAACTTCTAAAGATAGTTTAATTCCAATTTGAGTCTGAAAAAATAACACATATAATAGAATTAACATTGTGAATATAAACACAGTTAGGGCATTTGTTCGAAACCGGAGGTCTCTAGGATACCAGGTTTGAATCTCAACATAGCTACTGTTTTGTCTTTAGTCATTAGGCAAGACATTAACAGAAAAAGCTCCAAGCAATGGGTTCTTTACAAGCTGCCAAAACTACCATACATTACAACCAAAATAATtacacatgggactatacgAAGAAGACAGAACACTTTTCCGCTAGGTGTCagcaattatttaaattaaaaaatacggaaaaacgcacaaaaaaacactacaaagtgttaaacaaattaattaaataataaaaatacttttctaaatacataaaacactagtaagaacatctttcccacattaggtcggttatatacgctctttcgttctgtttattgtcgtcgagtctgtggtgtaacggttttGGTGCGGTCGTatactctctttgtttcatttttaccgggttcgagtcccgcacagtggaatacttttttttaagcttttttttgtttgattagcacgagttaggggttaggggctTTTGtcatatgtgtataaaccgtgaaactaactgcttcccatagaatagagaaacgaatttctcatcgcctcctagcggaaaaagtgttccgtcttctttgtatagtcccatgtgtaATTACTCAATTTACTTACGTGGGAACTCATAAACGAGCACAGGGtggatgaaacagaacacccgtgttaagtTGCCCCACCAAATTAGGATAAACAATAAGTCACATACAGTTACCTCGTCATCACTTGCACTGTATGTATCACTTAATATATAATCACCATCATTATCTTCCATTTTCATTTGGTCAACTGTGTTTAAATTACcccaaactaaaaaaatatctgcaaAAATGCTGCATAGttgaaaataataagtttagtTATCATTGTATTAAATGCAtacattaaaattattctATTATTATACCTTGAACTTAAAGGATGAAATTAAAACTACTGCAAGTTAAATTAAGGACTTATGAAATGCTTAACTGTTGTATACCACAGGCACAAGGAAAATAATTCCCATAAAAACACATAATCAGTCACTTCTGTCTTAttcaaatgaaaatttaagtttactctgaattaataaataatttcgataaattaacaattgttttgtagttttttaatttttcttcagCAATCAATTTGTTTCCAGGGCGCAAAACAACATGAACATGTAAGCCGGCAGATATTGCGGCATCTGCCTCATATTCAATATctgttaaaaacaggatttCTTCTGGTTTACAATTAATAGCTTCTGCTATCTTTCTGTAACTTGCTGCATCATTTTTTCCACCAAAGTTTGAGTCAAAATGTCCGTCAAAATATTCCAACAGGTCTCCAAATTTAGTGTATGTAAAAAGAAGCTTTTGAGCGTTAACACTACCagatgaataaatataaatcctCTTTTTTAACATTCTTAACCGCTGAAGCGCAGGCTTAACGTCATCATACACAATTCCTATAATACCTCCGGACTCATAACCCTTTTTCCAAACCATGCCTTGTAATTCCTTTAAAGCTGTTGTTTTACGGTTTAACGACATTTGCCACAACACATTCTCCACGGCAGATTTTAACACGTCAGTTTTAGAAACTATTCCATTTACTGATTTAATTATCGGCACTTTTCCTCCGAACTCTTCACCATCTACCAACGCTTGCCGACGTAATTGTTGTATGACTTGCTTCGTTTCACTGCAATCCCATGTATCATGAAGAAACTTTTCAACATTTGTTGCAGCATACGGAAAAAGTTGTTGTGTCACAAATGTTATTGGAGTTGTAGTTCCTTCTATGTCAAGTAGAATcactttaatattttgatcCATCTTCTAGCCACTAAAGACCAAAGTGCTCCTAGAACACAAAAATTGTAGCGGTCATTTTTGATACCTTctaccaaagttagtatagaccaagttaggaaacggattgtaaaacaacgaccgcgtctatgacgtcatagtcgccaccattacggagcccacggcatagcattttaccattgctgggtgctgtttttcgtttaaatatggcgattttttaaaaatcaagcacttctgcgcgtaaaaatggctttctactaatgttatatcttatcacaataataaacctcacaaaaataatcaacttttatttaacacttaatcgattaaagagtaaaaaaacagaaaatatcaagtttactaaccaaaatcaaaaaagaacatgtttaaaatataaaaatactgtaaCAAACTTGTCACAATCAGAGCTTTTATTATATCGGTATTCTAGGCAGCGGTTTACAACGGACCGCTCGCTAGCGTGTCCAAAATATAATGACCGAGAAAACTAAGGTTATTCAGATTCCAGACTATGCAGAACCCGGATGTCCGCTAGATGCAACTCAAAGCGCACACAGACACAACAAAGAATACGTTACAACAACGAATATACGTTACAACAAAGAATACGTTACACTACCCCCCTCcctcaaaaaaatatttttccgaCCTCGGAAAGTACATAAAAGTAAGAAAACAGGagcatacataaaaaaaacaaaaaaacacacgGGCATGGTACATCATACACAATTAAGAGAAAAGTATGACGGCATTCAGCCGACCACATAGTCGTCGAGGCGTACTGGAGGTCGCCGAATCCGCCTAAATCGAGACAAGTTTGGTTGTGTCGCGTTTGCGACAATGGACGGCGTTTGTGCTGGCGCTTCGTTCATCGCGTCATGTAACTGTACTCCGCTTCTTATGGTCGGAGATGATCAACATGTACCACACGCGAGGGGTGATCGGCCGATTTCTGTATCCG from Ciona intestinalis unplaced genomic scaffold, KH HT000080.2, whole genome shotgun sequence includes the following:
- the LOC100183693 gene encoding polyhomeotic-like protein 2, translating into MKMEDNDGDYILSDTYSASDDETQIGIKLSLEVLAKHKILTHIIDGFIIEESIQPFEPEVPSFLSSRQLNMIRERQQEIVAREKEREIAYEENLLTQTPAEVIETATCDQCGFMGPRSRFAQPSARFCSLGCARKYKTGCPKRLVNRLQVATLGGKRGRPRLHLSQINQNRKAGLGRGRKSSVNKIPPSPPHSISSSSSFSMCDGCSNTSESSFTSSPEQSPHPDLPEMSGASSCPVRWSVEDVFTFIKSLPDSSQHAEDFRMQEIDGSALLLLHEEHLVCSMNLPLGPALKLCAHIDRLREREVY
- the LOC100175859 gene encoding enolase-phosphatase E1-like, with product MDQNIKVILLDIEGTTTPITFVTQQLFPYAATNVEKFLHDTWDCSETKQVIQQLRRQALVDGEEFGGKVPIIKSVNGIVSKTDVLKSAVENVLWQMSLNRKTTALKELQGMVWKKGYESGGIIGIVYDDVKPALQRLRMLKKRIYIYSSGSVNAQKLLFTYTKFGDLLEYFDGHFDSNFGGKNDAASYRKIAEAINCKPEEILFLTDIEYEADAAISAGLHVHSKLKFSFE